Part of the Sulfurimonas denitrificans DSM 1251 genome is shown below.
TTTCTTTAAAATCTTTGCATTTTTTAAAACTATCTCAATATCTTTTTCATCTTTTTCTAAAACAAAATTGTAAACTGCCAAATTTGCTTCAAGCATAATTTGAGAATCTACTTTTTGTTGATGTTGTTGATATATTTGAGTGATAATAGCGTGTTTTGTGAAGATATTGTTTATGTAGTTTTGTTTGTTAAGTTGAAAAAATTTCCAAAATACAACACTCACGCTCACTAAAGTAACAGTGAGCGCAAATAGAACAGTTATTAAGACGGCATGTTTGCGCATTGGTTTATCTCCTAAAACAATGAGAACTATTTAAGAAGTTTATATCCAACGCCTCTAACAGATTCGATTAGAGATTTGTCTCCAAGTTTATTTCTTATTCTACCGACCATAACATCAATACTTTTGTTTGAAGAGTCTTCATTTATAGCATTTACATTATGAATCAAATCTTCTCTTGAAACCACTAAACCTTGCTTTGCAATCATATATGAGAGTATGCCAAATTCAGCATTTGTAAGGTCTATGTTTCTTCCGCGATATGTAATCATCATCGAAGACATGTCACATTTAAAGTCGCTCTTTGACTCCTCTTTTTGTTGTGATTTTGCTTCATAACGTCTTAAAACTGAGTGGATTCTAGCCTCAAGTTCTCTGGGATCGTAAGGCTTTGGAATATAATCATCCGCACCAAGTTCTAACGCTTTTACTTTATCTGTTACATCACTTCTAGCTGAAGAGATGATTATAGGTATGTCTTGACGCTCACGAATTGCTTCACAAACTTCTAAACCATCCATTCCAGGAAGAGTTAAATCAAGGATAACCAAATCAAATGGTTCCAACTTTAAGATACTAACCGCTTTAAAAGGGTCATCTTCTGTAACAACATCAAATCCAAACTGCTGTAAGTACTCCGTAAGAATTTCAGCAAGTTCCAAATCATCTTCAATCATTAATATTTTTTTCATGCTCAAATCTTAACAGAGATCAAATAATAGCTAGTTAATGGTTTTGATTTCATCATTAATTAAGAGACTTTTTCAAGTCTGTTATAAACTCTGTAATATCGTCATGTAAGGCCTGTAAATCCTCTTCATGCTCCACTTCATCTGCTAATATTTGAGAAACAATATCATAAGTAACTATATCTTTATCTCTTGTCATATCAACTAGTGTTGAGTAGATAGATATAGCACACTGCTCGCCTTTGATAGAGTCTTGCAGTATATTTACAACATCAAAGTGTGTTGGTTCTTCATATCCACAATTTGTATGTGTAAACCAATCTTTTGGATTTAGCAGAGGAGTACCGCCTAGTTGTAAAATTCTGTCCGCTACCATGTTAGCATGTCTTAGCTCATCTGCTGCATGCTGCGTAAGTTCCGCAATAGCCGCATCTTTCATAATTCCTTTTACAACTTTAGCTTCAATAAAGTATTGATAATATGCCAACCACTCATCAGCATAAGCTCTGTTTAATATAGTGATTATCTCACTAATCTCTAAACCTTTGATAATCGAATTTCCAAACTTTGCCATAACTTACTCCTTAAAGTGTTTTTATCTCTACTAGTATAGTTCTTTGAGTCTTAAATTATAATTTTTACTCCAAGAACTTTGTAATATTGTAAGCTATGAAAGCTAATGAATAAGCTGCTATGGAAGTAAATGTCAAGAGATAAAAGAAGTATTTTATTCCTCCAGCTTCACGTGTAAAGACGACTGAAGCAGCCAAACAAGGCAGATAAATCATTATTACAACAATAAAAGCAACCGCAGAAGCAAAAGGAATATTTTTTGAAATTATCTCTTTTAGTGAACTATTCTGCTCATCTACATCATTACCAAGTGAGTACAAAACGCCAAGTGTTGAAACAACTACCTCTTTAGCAGCGAGTCCCGTTTGAAGTGCTACACTCATCTTCCAATCAAAACCAAGCGGTGCAAAAATAGGCTCAGAAAACATTCCAATTTGACCTAAATAGCTCTGTTTTAGATGCTCTTGTGCAAAGCTATTTTCAAACTCTCTCTTTTCTTCTTCGCTTGTTGCGCTCTCTATTTTTGCATCAAAACTCTCTTGTAGCTCCACATTATGTGGATAGTTACTAAAAAACCAGATAAGAATTGAAGCTGCTGCTATAAATGTACCAGCTTTTTTTAGATACATCAAAGTCTTTGTAACAACTGTATGCCAAATAAGTTTTAATGATGGAAGTCTATACTTTGGCATCTCCATAACAAAAGGCTCATCCACACCCTTAAATGCTGTAAGTTTTAAAATCTTAGC
Proteins encoded:
- a CDS encoding response regulator transcription factor; the encoded protein is MKKILMIEDDLELAEILTEYLQQFGFDVVTEDDPFKAVSILKLEPFDLVILDLTLPGMDGLEVCEAIRERQDIPIIISSARSDVTDKVKALELGADDYIPKPYDPRELEARIHSVLRRYEAKSQQKEESKSDFKCDMSSMMITYRGRNIDLTNAEFGILSYMIAKQGLVVSREDLIHNVNAINEDSSNKSIDVMVGRIRNKLGDKSLIESVRGVGYKLLK
- a CDS encoding ferritin-like domain-containing protein: MAKFGNSIIKGLEISEIITILNRAYADEWLAYYQYFIEAKVVKGIMKDAAIAELTQHAADELRHANMVADRILQLGGTPLLNPKDWFTHTNCGYEEPTHFDVVNILQDSIKGEQCAISIYSTLVDMTRDKDIVTYDIVSQILADEVEHEEDLQALHDDITEFITDLKKSLN